The sequence CTTAACTGTTACAGCATTATAAATGGAATCTAGAAGGCCCTAATCAACATTACGGCAAAGCATTGATAAGAACTAAATAAAGGACTAGACAGCCATTTTTCCCAAAGTTTAACCTAGATTAAACTAATAGATAGAAGTAGAGAGCATGGGTAAAGTCCCCCCAGTAAGTATTGAATCAGTAGCTGCACACATCCAGTGACTGGAAGGTATCGAAGCTTCCAATTCAACCACTTCAGCGTGGTGCCGATGAGCATCAAGTAAGCAATCTAGATGTCTCCAATTAtgaaccttttttaaaaaccgTCTGGTTTTCCCAGTAATCTCCAAGGTCTTAGAACTTTAGAAGATTTACGTTTATAACTAACTACCTGTACCATTGTATGCCAGAAGCAATTACGGAATTGCTTTCTTGTCATACCAGCAAGGTCTTGTATTAACAAGTACATAGATAAAATACACTACCCACCTTCCTAGATTCTAGTAACTGATGTAGGCCAACAATGACAAGTAGACCAAGTCCAGCAAGGAACATGTACATGaagatcctttaaaaaaaaacagtttaagaaacaattaaaaatcttAAGTCTTTAAGAGAGTTTACAGAGAGGCATAGAGACTAAGCCTAGCTTTGGCCACATGCCTACTTGATCTTTCCCAAGAACTTTTGTagggggtgggtggggaatGAAACCCCAATGAATCTGAAACTGAAGTGCTAACAAATATTAAGTAATTACTCTGACCTCAATTTCAGAAACTGTAATCCTAAATTTAATTCTGAACAAcagaacatttgaaaaatgccaTATAAACTGGGAAActgtaataaataattattgaaATTTAGTAATTGCAAGAAGTCTTGCAGTATCATGTTTCAAGACGTTGGGTCACAGGTAGTATTTATGTTTGTGACAGCTTTAACCACTTACAAATCCCTTAGAAATATCTTATATATTTTTAGTATACTACTGCAAAAAAAAGTACTGCTTGGATAAAATTTTATTGACAACAGAGCTTTGAAAGGCCTTGTTTATCTTGCTCTGTGTTCCACGGTTAGAATTCTACCTatgcaaacaattttttaaatctgtgcattttgttttgaagaactCTACTGGAAATATCTGTTGATACTTAGCAAGAGGTTAACATGAATGATATCTAAAATTAATCTGAGAAGCAGACAGGAGTTTACAGGGAAAGAATCTATTCCAAATTGAACATCTTAACTCAGATTTATGACAAAGGAAATTATGGAGTTAAACTACAGAAGAGACTTAATTGAATGTCCCTGGTTTAGGGTAATTATCTATTCACAGGACATGAACTCAAACTGGTTCTAATAATTTGAATTCTTTTGAGAATGCCTTTATCAGAGTATCACACATTTTCACGTGACCAATTGTTCTTTTATTGATGCTATTCTATTTGAGAAATATGAATTAATGcaacaactttttcttttggttgaccttttttaaaagaaagcttgcTCAGCAGGCAATTTCTACCTGTGGCAGGAGAATTCAAATAGTCAGCATTGTCTACAAGTATTTCTAAAGTGTTTTTAAGTCACAAGTTCTCTTAAATTTCCACTCCAGAGttagaatatttaaaagcatatcAGCACAGCATATGCTTGCAATATGTAAGAGGTGTCAGATGTACGTAAGtctaagacagaaaaaaaagacacctaCTACAGATAGGTGCTAGTGCAAAGAATGAGCATGAGTTCCTCTATCTCATACTCCAAATACATCTTGGATTACACTGGAGTGTTCCAGAAGCAAGTTATTGCAGTCTTCACAGTAGGACCCACAGCCCAGTACTATGCACTCTGCATCTTTAACTCTTAGGAACAAGCACAGCAGCATAACAAAAACTGAACAGCTTTGAATTGCTATGTAGCTGTATAACATCAGTTCTTATTCCAGGCTTAAGCCCTCTGAGCCAAAGCAGATGTGCAAACTGCTCACTGACATAGTACCAACTATGAAGATCCCCAGTattaatacagattttaatttgggaaaagtttgtattttcagtatatCAAAGCTGTACAAGTCAAATGTCTGCTACACCATCAGCAAAACACAGTAGACCTAACATTCAATAAAATGAGGATACAAGAACTATTCCCACTGGCCCCATCAATAACCTGTTCTACCAGTATACTAACTAAACTTGAATGTCCAGCCTCCTTACGTTTCTCCATCCAGCCCATCTTCTTTTTCAATAATTATAACAGTTTGATTGAAGACAGCATCTTGAAACATGTTGCCCTATAAGAAAGTTCCacataacattttaaagtcatttCTTGAACACATACACAAATGTTTACCTTTTTCCATGTTCTTGGAAAATTTCTAGAAAGCAGTAACTCCTGCACAAAACTTGATTTAAGTTTATAAGCAGTGCAAATTTGACTCAATGTATAAAAGCACAAACTTTTTGGTGCAAGTACAAAGAACAGTCTTGATGTTAGCAAGAAAGTCACATCTAGCCTTGAATATGTTCTTTCCTATAACACAAGATGTTACATGTGAAGGGCTCTTATTAGAACAATCAAAACACAAAGGTACAGAAGTCTGTTAAACTTTGACCTGCACTAACGGAGAAAAGAATCCCTTATTTTAACCCCCATTTATGCTTTTGGATAGTCTTCCCCCAGATTACAACTACTGGTAATTTTTTTGCTCAAAGTCAAATTTGCAGTTTAAGTTATCCTaaagaaagctttatttttttttttttttaaaatgagtacaGCCCACAACTACACAGTTCTAAGGCATTCTAGCCTCCACTGCTGACATAACTGTCAAGTTTAACATATACGGAACTAAGTGTATACAGGGGACTATTGTGAAACATATGGACAGTTGCTTACTGGGCTTCTGTATCTACTGATTTGCTTAAAACCACAACGGCATTCACTGTCTGAAGAGGTAGTAACTTGACTAAGCAGTTCCTTCCTGATAATTTCCACATCAAATAGAAAGATTAAAATGAATTACAATACCAGGCTTACATTTACATCTCTGTAGTTGAGATTGATAACTAGTCCGAAAGGACGACCACCCATAGGCTCAGCAGGGATGAAAGAGTACTCAAACGTGGCTTGTCTCTGTGGTGGAACTACTGTATTGAGAGGGAGAGCCGTGAAGTTCTGGATATAAAACTGGTAGTCTTGAGGATACCGGAAAGAAGCATCAAGAGACTCGACGATGAAATCTTCTGTACCCTTATTGGTGAAGCCCACCAGAAATTTTACAATGTTGTTTGCTGGAAAGTctaaagcacaaaaatattcaACCATTAGAAACTTCATATACCACCAGACCTAGCCTGTTTCTAAATAGAGAGTCTCTAGAACAGATTCTGTTTTTTTAGAGCTTCACTGTTTTTATGTACACACTGATATAGTCTAAGCAATAGTAAAGAAGATGGTAGATTAGCACAGGACTCTTACCTTCACCTTTCACAAATAAGATAGTTGTATCAGCACTAGGTGAGGCTTTAGGTTCTCCTGACAagtcttcttcctctttttcttctgtctaaGACAAGagacttttttgaaaaaaatcctataaTGAACAGCGAAGCAAAGACCATGCTTGTTTCATGAGAATCCCATGTGTCAAAGCATGAAACAACGGCAAGCATTAGTATCAATTCCTGCTATTGCAGGATTAACACACAGTCCGTGCTCTCTCTGGATTTAATTAGCATAATTTTCAGCATTCATTCTTCTACTTCTTGTATCTGACACAGTGACTAATCTGAACTGCATTTAGCTCTATTGAAAGGTTTCTTATCAGAAAGCAACAGTAAGGTCTCCACTTGGGGgtggaaggaaaagaatagaATCTAAATGTTAAGTGTTCACATCTAAGCTACTTCTATttagaaaacaagtatttccaAAATCACAGTCAACCATAAGGCACATGACTTACTTTCACTACAGAGGGAGTGTTTATAGAAGCTTTCTACTCAGTTGTAATTAGTTTTGTTATGTATGCCTGGAAATACACTGTTGGAACTAAGTAAGTTTGTGGATTCACTTGTTCAAGTTCACCTCTGATGATTCACTTTTTAATTTGGCAAATGCAAACATTAAGGTCTTATTTTCCACATGGGGATCATGGGATCACCACCTCCcccaacaaataaaaacaaggcTGATTCCATTTTGAACTGTCCGAACGAATTGCTTTGAGTTAGATCATTTGATTTCACTGCTTACACAACCTCTTGAAGCAGTGGATAGCTTACTGGATCAGTCATACATGTACCCTGGTCTAGGGATGCCATGAAACAGAGCTGAGCACCTAGCATCTTGATTTCAAGATGCTATGCAACACTGTCTTCTATTTCAGTGACAAATAAAAGAAGCTGTCTAAAGTGTAATGTTTTATACCCAACTAACATTAtctattaaaagcaaattacaTCCAAAAGGTTATTTAATAATATTCTGTCAGTACTGAATACATAGCATACCTTCTACCACTTAGCAAAGCTGGTCAACCATCAGTAAAAATCTAATAGAAACAAAGAACAGTTTACTAGGTCTCCATTTTTATTATGGAAGTCTCATCTTCCTGATAATATCCaaactttcttattttacaCCAGAAATTTGAGAAGCTTTTTGTACCACTTTAAGTACACTCAGTGTCTAGCAAACCTAATACTCTACTGCTACAAGCAGATCACATAACTACATAAATTATTTAACTTTGTCACACTGAAACAAGTGACCCCAAACAGCAACATGGCCACTGGTATAAGAGGCATACCCTGCAACACATATCAGAGACTAGGAATGCAGTAAGTGAAAACAGGTTTTCAGTATTAATACAGAGCTTAATTAAGAACTAAGATAACTTTGCCCCTTGAAAATCAATACCAAAGAAGTCATAATGAAGTAGTCCTGTACCCCAATGTCCTTCCCAGTTTACTGGGATGCAGCTCAAGCTGGAAAAAACTACAAGGGGCTCCTATGAGAATCCAGTTCTCTCACTTGGGGTTCTTTTTTGTGAACTGCAGTTTTGGTAGTCAGAAATCAGGCTGTCCTCATGTGGTTTTTCAACTGGTAATTCAGGAAGACAAGACAAATCCTTCTGAGGCTTCAAATTCAACAAGTTTAATTGGAGAGTTTGAAACACCTATTTGGAAATAGCAATGCtattaaacacatttaaatatatCTAAATTATCTAGCTTCAAGCACTTTTGGTCTAATTCTTACTTATGAAGTAACATTCATGTACAATTACCAAGTCTGTTGGCTCATCTTCTTCAACTTCagcttcatcatcttcatcttcaaCTACAGTATCTTCCACAGCTTCCTCATCTTCTGTAGCATCTTGAGCTGCAACTAATAAACCTGAACCTACCAAGAAGAATGCAAATACAAGAAAACCTTTTCAATGTCTAGTTAATCAACAGAAAACTGACATTTTAGTACAAATTTCAAATTGaagaatttcttaaaaatctgtCAAATGCAGTGTTTTGAAGCCTCAGTTGCAAAAACCTCACATTCAAATGAATGTCTTTGTTGATCTTGCagcctttttcctcctctaatAATTTTCTGAACTAGTCATTTATGTACCAGTaagttcaaaaccaaaaagtttaCAGCTGGATAACAAGAAGTTCAGCATTCATACAGCAATGCTTAAATTCAGAGGGCAACCAACTTGCCTTAAAAGctactgtttaattttttaacatgtCACCatattaagatattttaattttgttttgtccttacaagtgtgaaaataaaaaacactgcTATTGTCAGGAAATTAAGTTGGTGAGTACTAAGTTTCTTCAGAGACTAATAATGAATTCTTAGCATGTCCTTTTCATCTGCTGGTATCAACACTATATTTTCACAAGTAGTTAGAGAGTTATTTTTTGCACTTTAAATTGAAGTTTTAATACATAAAAaggtgtttcatttttttaagataagcTCCTTAATATTATATACTACTGTATCCATATGTTCAACAGCATTGGAAAACTAGtcaaaaaataaacctgttcTAGAGCATGGCTCCAGAATAAGGCTCCAAGACAAGTGCAGTCAGTTCCTTGCCTCTTTGTTTTTATGGAGCTGTCTCTCATACATTCAAACACTGGGCAGATATGATTAATACAAATAGTGGCAACAGGACAAAGTTCTGTCTGTTTGCAGTTTAGAGCACGTGCAGGCTAGGCTGAGAACTTAAAACATATCCacaaaaacacagatttttttaaagaaacttcacATTTTCCAAAAGTAAAAGAGTAGAAATGCACAGATGACTGATTTACACaagtctgagaaaaaaatttaattgcTATGAGCATACACtttaaacatataaaaaaaacttttagGGGGAATAAAAATCTTTGAGGGCAAGTATATCCAAGGAATTCAGCACTGTTAATCAGAgttagaaaaagcaaatacaacCCACACCTCAAGCATCTTTAGAAGGTACACTCAAAGACTTGCTCAACCACGTGCAATACTTAACCTCAGACTACACTGATTTTACTTGCTGAAGTTTTTAAACTTCTAAGTCtacaatttttatattttttttttgtaattaaaaccTTCGTATCAGAGCAGGCTACGGATAGGTTATAGGCATTCTTCACAAGCAACTACGCTAGCACATTCCCTTACACCTCTAATTTACAGTCTTTTCGATGGATGTCAGAAGGGATGATGATGTGGCAATAGCGGGACAGGAGAGCTGCCCGCTGCGGGAAGGCGCTAACACACAGCGTGCGCTGCAGCCCGCTGGAAGAGCTGGGCGAGATGGCTGCCCTTCTGTCTTTCCAGACTTAGTGGTAGGGACGCAGTTTTCAGATCGTGAATCAGATAACGCTATAGTGTAAACAGAGATTATTGCTCGGCGGCGTGAAGGACActtggggggtggagggagacGAGGCGGGAAGGCAGGCTGGTAGCCAGCGCATCTGCTAACGATTCACCGTACAAGCCAACACCACCCGAGAGCGGGAGCAAACAGAGAGACAAACCCGTTCCTACAACCTCAAgtacattttttaattgcttttttgtttgtttgggtttttgtttttgagCGGGACAGCCGCGCTCCGAGGCCGATTTCACGGCTGGGCCTGAGACCGGTCCCCCTTGTCAGCAGCGGCGCCCTGCCTGACACCGCAAAGCGCGGTTCCCTCCGCCAGAGAAGCGAGAGACCAGAGTCCGGCCCTACCCGGAGGAGCCCGCACCCCGCCGGAACGCCCTCGAATGGGGCCCGCCGCCTCCCTGCGAGGTCACAGCCGGGACGGGACGCCCCCGCTCAGCCCGCGCCCCACGGGAGCGGAACCGGGTACTGGAGCCATGTCCCGTCCCAGCGAACCGAGGAAGGCAGTCCCGGCGGTGGCCCACGTGCGCAGGGAGGCCGCGTCGCTGCCGCCCGCGCACGGCGGCGATGAATGAGCAGCGCTCGGCGCCGCCTTCCTCTCGACAGGACCGCGAAGGCTGCGCTAGGGTCCCTAGGCCTGGCGAGAGCGGccctcccgctccccgccgcccccagaTCGCCAAGGGGAGCCTGCCGCGTGCTCCCCAGCAGCCGTTACCCACATCCTCCCTCAGGTAACGACAGCCGCTCACCTCCCCTCACCCGCTTGCTCTTACCTGGGCCGCTGCGGGCGCCCCCGAGCAGCAAGGCGGCGGGGAAAACGAGCAGGGCGAGCAACACCACCTGCGACAGGCACCTCATGACAGCGGCAACAACCAGCCGGCACCCCACGCCTGCCGCTGCGGGCTGTCTAAATGGCGGCGGCCTCCATCCGGGGCCGCTCCCGCCCCGgccgcgccccccgccgccccgcctaCCGCGCCGCAGCGGACGTGGCTCcgccagggaggaggcagggcgGTCACGTGAGCTTATAACACACGTCTCCCCTTCGCCGGCGCTCTGTGTGCATGCATCGCTTCTTCCGTTTTCTG comes from Grus americana isolate bGruAme1 chromosome 2, bGruAme1.mat, whole genome shotgun sequence and encodes:
- the SSR1 gene encoding translocon-associated protein subunit alpha isoform X1, whose product is MRCLSQVVLLALLVFPAALLLGGARSGPGSGLLVAAQDATEDEEAVEDTVVEDEDDEAEVEEDEPTDLTEEKEEEDLSGEPKASPSADTTILFVKGEDFPANNIVKFLVGFTNKGTEDFIVESLDASFRYPQDYQFYIQNFTALPLNTVVPPQRQATFEYSFIPAEPMGGRPFGLVINLNYRDVNGNMFQDAVFNQTVIIIEKEDGLDGETIFMYMFLAGLGLLVIVGLHQLLESRKRKRPVQKVEMGTSNQNDVDMSWIPQETLNQINKASPRRLPYKRAQKRSVGSDEKNHPSRT
- the SSR1 gene encoding translocon-associated protein subunit alpha isoform X2 — protein: MRCLSQVVLLALLVFPAALLLGGARSGPGSGLLVAAQDATEDEEAVEDTVVEDEDDEAEVEEDEPTDLTEEKEEEDLSGEPKASPSADTTILFVKGEDFPANNIVKFLVGFTNKGTEDFIVESLDASFRYPQDYQFYIQNFTALPLNTVVPPQRQATFEYSFIPAEPMGGRPFGLVINLNYRDVNGNMFQDAVFNQTVIIIEKEDGLDGETIFMYMFLAGLGLLVIVGLHQLLESRKRKRPVQKVEMGTSNQNDVDMSWIPQETLNQINKASPRRLPYKRAQKRSVGSDE